A genomic region of Cotesia glomerata isolate CgM1 linkage group LG9, MPM_Cglom_v2.3, whole genome shotgun sequence contains the following coding sequences:
- the LOC123271823 gene encoding transcription intermediary factor 1-alpha-like isoform X1 translates to MEEQGEEATVSLIGVKEEPMDINSQEVQPSQQQQVSPEDDQEQRNACTPESHSEARTFLAKCVFCSKTFTSDDNSKLLECLHAACTGCIASKVSEHNIYSDSDIVIESNMIVCQVCNVTTHTENLIDNKFHAKFLLLDDLEAGDTSDDTSAEDEEKKCTSCHDNASATSWCVDCKEFICENCVNAHQRLKITKDHTIKPKNEVTTQSTSDSQKKNLKLLQLSSLFCSIHTHEQLSLFCQTCDQLTCRDCQLSEHRDHKYKFIHEIAAETRSSVSTLLKEVIYKRVLLKSAMKVIEDRQVLIFDKKKSLVQEITHMVVQLTKAISSRGKQLITRLNEVCDQKQKTLNEKKEALDQLSKLTDHCIQFVDYALEKGSDMELLYSKKSVVGHLQRIKNRRADIPNPEIPVRINLSLEKVPDLIKIISSIGAIVVDGRVYPSGSPSSRTSTPTTLDVEPKQVSVAGAEASGSQATTQAAFPSVTLPYQQPTNPPQPQSQPQPQPQPQLPGLQSIQPAQQNYPPPYPAHTMPPRSSPQTLQPHQRIPYTMFNGSTMRPMIMPRTGLPNCHQQQVTSSTHPQQQQQQQQQQQQQQQQQQQQQQQQQHQQHQQQQQQQQQQQQQQQQQQQQQQIHMELSGQNSSLRGLLAHNPPPFRPTNHVTYRLPPGYRYPGGPGGNITIPRTAPPTYQPTNPALVSGGRVQQLTPGGTGVNSPISYPLYPQTARWHIPQGNTPAYYPRPAVHPQVPTPHDAYKIILKNQNNNNNNSNISNNNHHQNVNHNISNVSNNNNSSSNNNNNNNNNNSNNSNVNANQKNIGVNLNGQNQLLGHPSGLANTVSSSVPKTPSPVPGKSDETEKTLDKFCQKSLNDLLITIAKLDSNGIVVIPEAQKNQMDTSQVDSSTDEGINLDAASVDPKATAVSMTKDDPNEDWCAVCMDGGDAVLCCDKCPKVFHLYCHIPSLKTFPDESETWQCMLCTNVLDCTEDPPEDKRSNTMSPKDLRIAQRIILELYCQYEQSLPFREVVSREITEYHQVIKKPIALDVIRDKLKSDNPNHYTELKQVLADVRLMFKNAYTFNPVESSVYQQARSLEEFFEKLLLKWAPNFAYDDPLLTPEEDEDLFPPHRKYRRIIND, encoded by the exons ATGGAGGAGCAAGGTGAAGAGGCGACAGTGTCCTTGATAGGCGTGAAAGAGGAGCCAATGGACATAAACAGTCAGGAAGTCCAGCCATCGCAGCAGCAACAAGTATCTCCAGAAGATGACCAGGAGCAGCGCAACGCTTGCACTCCAGAGAGTCATTCCGAAGCGCGAACATTCCTGGCGAAGTGCGTCTTCTGTAGTAAAACGTTCACAAGTGACGATAACTCGAAATTACTGGAGTGTCTGCATGCAGCTTGTACCGGATGCATCGCGTCTAAAGTCAGCGAGCACAATATTTACTCGGACTCTGACATTGTGATCGAGTCCAACATGATCGTCTGTCAAGTTTGTAACGTAACAACGCACACGGAGAATTTAATAGACAATAAATTTCACGCTAAATTTCTCCTGCTTGATGATTTAGAGGCTGGTGATACTTCTGATGACACTTCTGCGGaggatgaagaaaaaaaatgtacaagcTGTCACGACAACGCATCCGCAACGAGCTGGTGTGTCGACTGTAAGGAATTTATCTGCGAAAACTGTGTTAACGCTCACCAGAGATTGAAGATAACCAAAGACCACACGATAAAACCGAAAAATGAAGTGACCACCCAGTCGACGAGTGATTCGCAAAAGAAAAACttaaagttattgcagttaaGTTCTCTGTTTTGCTCTATACACACTCATGAACAGTTGTCGCTGTTTTGCCAGACCTGTGATCAATTAACGTGCCGGGATTGCCAACTCAGCGAGCACCGAGATCACAAGTATAAATTTATCCACGAAATAGCAGCGGAAACGCGGAGCTCGGTGTCTACGCTGCTAAAGGAAGTTATTTATAAGCGAGTGTTGTTGAAAAGTGCAATGAAAGTTATCGAAGATCGGCAGGTcctgatttttgataaaaagaaAAGCCTGGTTCAGGAAATCACACATATGGTGGTCCAGCTGACTAAAGCGATTAGTTCTAGGGGTAAACAGCTGATAACGAGGCTGAATGAAGTGTGTGATCAGAAGCAGAAGACGTTGAATGAGAAAAAGGAAGCCTTGGACCAGTTGTCCAAGCTCACTGATCACTGCATTCAGTTTGTTGACTACGCACTGGAGAAGGGCTCGGATATGGAGCTGCTCTATAGTAAGAAGTCCGTGGTGGGTCATTTGCAGCGGATTAAAAACCGGCGAGCTGATATTCCCAACCCGGAGATCCCCGTGAGGATTAATTTATCGCTGGAAAAAGTTCCggatttgattaaaattatttcgtcGATTGGAGCTATTGTGGTTGATGGAAGAGTTTACCCATCAGGGTCGCCTTCCTCGAGGACCAGCACGCCGACTACTCTGGATGTCGAACCGAAGCAAGTGAGCGTAGCTGGTGCTGAGGCGTCTGGGAGTCAAGCTACCACACAAGCTGCGTTCCCTTCGGTTACTTTGCCTTATCAGCAGCCGACAAACCCACCACAGCCGCAGTCTCAACCGCAACCTCAACCCCAGCCTCAACTTCCAGGATTACAATCAATACAACCTgctcaa cAAAATTATCCACCACCGTATCCAGCTCACACAATGCCACCGCGATCATCACCACAAACTCTCCAACCTCATCAACGAATTCCGTACACGATGTTCAACGGCTCGACAATGAGACCAATGATAATGCCGCGAACTGGGCTGCCAAATTGTCACCAGCAGCAAGTGACTTCCTCGACTCATCCtcagcagcagcaacagcaacagcaacaacagcagcagcagcaacaacaacaacaacaacaacaacaacaacaacaacaccagcaacatcaacaacaacaacaacaacaacaacaacaacaacaacaacaacaacaacaacagcaacaacaacaaattCACATGGAACTTAGCGGGCAGAATTCCAGCTTGCGAGGACTGCTGGCACACAATCCACCACCGTTTCGCCCGACAAATCATGTAACTTACAGACTGCCTCCAGGATACAGATACCCTGGAGGTCCTGGCGGTAATATAACGATTCCTCGCACAGCACCGCCTACATATCAGCCGACAAATCCAGCTCTTGTTTCCGGAGGACGTGTCCAACAATTAACTCCCGGTGGTACAGGAGTAAATTCACCTATCAGCTATCCGCTGTATCCGCAGACTGCTCGCTGGCATATTCCTCAGGGTAACACGCCCGCGTACTACCCAAGACCTGCTGTTCATCCACAAGTGCCTACACCTCATGATgcatacaaaataattcttaaaaatcagaacaataacaataataatagtaatattagtaataataatcatcatcaGAATGTTAATCATAACATAAGTAatgttagtaataataataatagtagtagtaataataataataataacaacaataacaatagtaataatagtaatgtTAATGCAAATCAGAAGAATATTGGCGTTAATCTCAATGGACAGAATCAACTGCTGGGTCATCCCAGTGGTCTGGCGAACACAGTATCATCTTCCGTACCAAAAACTCCAAGCCCAGTTCCAGGTAAATCTGACGAAACAGAAAAAactttggataaattttgtcaAAAGTCACTCAATGATTTGTTGATTACTATCGCTAAATTGGATTCTAATGGAATTGTTGTGATACCAGAGGCCCAGAAAAATCAAATGGACACATCACAGGTTGACAGTTCTACTGATGAGGGAATTAATCTTGATGCCGCCTCgg TAGACCCTAAAGCTACTGCAGTCTCGATGACCAAGGATGATCCTAATGAAGATTGGTGTGCAGTATGCATGGACGGTGGCGATGCTGTTCTTTGTTGCGATAAATGCCCGAAAGTATTTCATTTGTATTGCCACATTCCTAGTTTAAAAACTTTCCCTga TGAAAGTGAAACCTGGCAATGTATGCTATGTACAAATGTGCTAGACTGCACTGAAGACCCACCAGAAGATAAAAGATCCAACACAATGAGCCCTAAAGATTTAAGGATAGCTCAGAGAATTATTTTAGAGCTTTACTGCCAGTATGAGCAAAGTCTTCCATTCCGAGAAGTTGTTTCTCGAGaa ATCACCGAATATCatcaagtaattaaaaaaccgATTGCCTTAGATGTAATTAGAGATAAGTTAAAATCAGATAATCCGAATCATTACACAGAGTTAAAACAAGTGTTGGCAGATGTCAgattaatgtttaaaaatgcTTATACGTTTAATCCt gttGAATCATCTGTTTATCAACAAGCACGTAGTCTCGAAGAATTTTTCGAGAAGTTATTGTTAAAGTGGGCTCCAAATTTTGCCTACGACGATCCGTTATTAACACCGGAAGAAGATGAAGATTTATTTCCCCCTCATAGGAAATATCGACggataattaatgattaa
- the LOC123271823 gene encoding E3 ubiquitin-protein ligase TRIM33-like isoform X5, with amino-acid sequence MEEQGEEATVSLIGVKEEPMDINSQEVQPSQQQQVSPEDDQEQRNACTPESHSEARTFLAKCVFCSKTFTSDDNSKLLECLHAACTGCIASKVSEHNIYSDSDIVIESNMIVCQVCNVTTHTENLIDNKFHAKFLLLDDLEAGDTSDDTSAEDEEKKCTSCHDNASATSWCVDCKEFICENCVNAHQRLKITKDHTIKPKNEVTTQSTSDSQKKNLKLLQLSSLFCSIHTHEQLSLFCQTCDQLTCRDCQLSEHRDHKYKFIHEIAAETRSSVSTLLKEVIYKRVLLKSAMKVIEDRQVLIFDKKKSLVQEITHMVVQLTKAISSRGKQLITRLNEVCDQKQKTLNEKKEALDQLSKLTDHCIQFVDYALEKGSDMELLYSKKSVVGHLQRIKNRRADIPNPEIPVRINLSLEKVPDLIKIISSIGAIVVDGRVYPSGSPSSRTSTPTTLDVEPKQVSVAGAEASGSQATTQAAFPSVTLPYQQPTNPPQPQSQPQPQPQPQLPGLQSIQPAQQNYPPPYPAHTMPPRSSPQTLQPHQRIPYTMFNGSTMRPMIMPRTGLPNCHQQQVTSSTHPQQQQQQQQQQQQQQQQQQQQQQQQQHQQHQQQQQQQQQQQQQQQQQQQQQQIHMELSGQNSSLRGLLAHNPPPFRPTNHVTYRLPPGYRYPGGPGGNITIPRTAPPTYQPTNPALVSGGRVQQLTPGGTGVNSPISYPLYPQTARWHIPQGNTPAYYPRPAVHPQVPTPHDAYKIILKNQNNNNNNSNISNNNHHQNVNHNISNKNIGVNLNGQNQLLGHPSGLANTVSSSVPKTPSPVPEAQKNQMDTSQVDSSTDEGINLDAASDPKATAVSMTKDDPNEDWCAVCMDGGDAVLCCDKCPKVFHLYCHIPSLKTFPDESETWQCMLCTNVLDCTEDPPEDKRSNTMSPKDLRIAQRIILELYCQYEQSLPFREVVSREITEYHQVIKKPIALDVIRDKLKSDNPNHYTELKQVLADVRLMFKNAYTFNPVESSVYQQARSLEEFFEKLLLKWAPNFAYDDPLLTPEEDEDLFPPHRKYRRIIND; translated from the exons ATGGAGGAGCAAGGTGAAGAGGCGACAGTGTCCTTGATAGGCGTGAAAGAGGAGCCAATGGACATAAACAGTCAGGAAGTCCAGCCATCGCAGCAGCAACAAGTATCTCCAGAAGATGACCAGGAGCAGCGCAACGCTTGCACTCCAGAGAGTCATTCCGAAGCGCGAACATTCCTGGCGAAGTGCGTCTTCTGTAGTAAAACGTTCACAAGTGACGATAACTCGAAATTACTGGAGTGTCTGCATGCAGCTTGTACCGGATGCATCGCGTCTAAAGTCAGCGAGCACAATATTTACTCGGACTCTGACATTGTGATCGAGTCCAACATGATCGTCTGTCAAGTTTGTAACGTAACAACGCACACGGAGAATTTAATAGACAATAAATTTCACGCTAAATTTCTCCTGCTTGATGATTTAGAGGCTGGTGATACTTCTGATGACACTTCTGCGGaggatgaagaaaaaaaatgtacaagcTGTCACGACAACGCATCCGCAACGAGCTGGTGTGTCGACTGTAAGGAATTTATCTGCGAAAACTGTGTTAACGCTCACCAGAGATTGAAGATAACCAAAGACCACACGATAAAACCGAAAAATGAAGTGACCACCCAGTCGACGAGTGATTCGCAAAAGAAAAACttaaagttattgcagttaaGTTCTCTGTTTTGCTCTATACACACTCATGAACAGTTGTCGCTGTTTTGCCAGACCTGTGATCAATTAACGTGCCGGGATTGCCAACTCAGCGAGCACCGAGATCACAAGTATAAATTTATCCACGAAATAGCAGCGGAAACGCGGAGCTCGGTGTCTACGCTGCTAAAGGAAGTTATTTATAAGCGAGTGTTGTTGAAAAGTGCAATGAAAGTTATCGAAGATCGGCAGGTcctgatttttgataaaaagaaAAGCCTGGTTCAGGAAATCACACATATGGTGGTCCAGCTGACTAAAGCGATTAGTTCTAGGGGTAAACAGCTGATAACGAGGCTGAATGAAGTGTGTGATCAGAAGCAGAAGACGTTGAATGAGAAAAAGGAAGCCTTGGACCAGTTGTCCAAGCTCACTGATCACTGCATTCAGTTTGTTGACTACGCACTGGAGAAGGGCTCGGATATGGAGCTGCTCTATAGTAAGAAGTCCGTGGTGGGTCATTTGCAGCGGATTAAAAACCGGCGAGCTGATATTCCCAACCCGGAGATCCCCGTGAGGATTAATTTATCGCTGGAAAAAGTTCCggatttgattaaaattatttcgtcGATTGGAGCTATTGTGGTTGATGGAAGAGTTTACCCATCAGGGTCGCCTTCCTCGAGGACCAGCACGCCGACTACTCTGGATGTCGAACCGAAGCAAGTGAGCGTAGCTGGTGCTGAGGCGTCTGGGAGTCAAGCTACCACACAAGCTGCGTTCCCTTCGGTTACTTTGCCTTATCAGCAGCCGACAAACCCACCACAGCCGCAGTCTCAACCGCAACCTCAACCCCAGCCTCAACTTCCAGGATTACAATCAATACAACCTgctcaa cAAAATTATCCACCACCGTATCCAGCTCACACAATGCCACCGCGATCATCACCACAAACTCTCCAACCTCATCAACGAATTCCGTACACGATGTTCAACGGCTCGACAATGAGACCAATGATAATGCCGCGAACTGGGCTGCCAAATTGTCACCAGCAGCAAGTGACTTCCTCGACTCATCCtcagcagcagcaacagcaacagcaacaacagcagcagcagcaacaacaacaacaacaacaacaacaacaacaacaacaccagcaacatcaacaacaacaacaacaacaacaacaacaacaacaacaacaacaacaacaacagcaacaacaacaaattCACATGGAACTTAGCGGGCAGAATTCCAGCTTGCGAGGACTGCTGGCACACAATCCACCACCGTTTCGCCCGACAAATCATGTAACTTACAGACTGCCTCCAGGATACAGATACCCTGGAGGTCCTGGCGGTAATATAACGATTCCTCGCACAGCACCGCCTACATATCAGCCGACAAATCCAGCTCTTGTTTCCGGAGGACGTGTCCAACAATTAACTCCCGGTGGTACAGGAGTAAATTCACCTATCAGCTATCCGCTGTATCCGCAGACTGCTCGCTGGCATATTCCTCAGGGTAACACGCCCGCGTACTACCCAAGACCTGCTGTTCATCCACAAGTGCCTACACCTCATGATgcatacaaaataattcttaaaaatcagaacaataacaataataatagtaatattagtaataataatcatcatcaGAATGTTAATCATAACATAAGTAat AAGAATATTGGCGTTAATCTCAATGGACAGAATCAACTGCTGGGTCATCCCAGTGGTCTGGCGAACACAGTATCATCTTCCGTACCAAAAACTCCAAGCCCAGTTCCAG AGGCCCAGAAAAATCAAATGGACACATCACAGGTTGACAGTTCTACTGATGAGGGAATTAATCTTGATGCCGCCTCgg ACCCTAAAGCTACTGCAGTCTCGATGACCAAGGATGATCCTAATGAAGATTGGTGTGCAGTATGCATGGACGGTGGCGATGCTGTTCTTTGTTGCGATAAATGCCCGAAAGTATTTCATTTGTATTGCCACATTCCTAGTTTAAAAACTTTCCCTga TGAAAGTGAAACCTGGCAATGTATGCTATGTACAAATGTGCTAGACTGCACTGAAGACCCACCAGAAGATAAAAGATCCAACACAATGAGCCCTAAAGATTTAAGGATAGCTCAGAGAATTATTTTAGAGCTTTACTGCCAGTATGAGCAAAGTCTTCCATTCCGAGAAGTTGTTTCTCGAGaa ATCACCGAATATCatcaagtaattaaaaaaccgATTGCCTTAGATGTAATTAGAGATAAGTTAAAATCAGATAATCCGAATCATTACACAGAGTTAAAACAAGTGTTGGCAGATGTCAgattaatgtttaaaaatgcTTATACGTTTAATCCt gttGAATCATCTGTTTATCAACAAGCACGTAGTCTCGAAGAATTTTTCGAGAAGTTATTGTTAAAGTGGGCTCCAAATTTTGCCTACGACGATCCGTTATTAACACCGGAAGAAGATGAAGATTTATTTCCCCCTCATAGGAAATATCGACggataattaatgattaa